A stretch of the Lolium perenne isolate Kyuss_39 chromosome 3, Kyuss_2.0, whole genome shotgun sequence genome encodes the following:
- the LOC127341000 gene encoding E3 ubiquitin-protein ligase SINA-like 11 — MGVKERGAGGGKKRKRKGDHPRPKQHEQMKKPAGTNGSIDLELLDCTICMNPLRPPIFQCAVGHVICASCHDSLPNKDSCHTCKTTGGYNRCVALEKILESFCVLCSNAKYGCTAKMRYHEAEKHGKSCLHAPCSCPESGCRFTGSTVKLLAHLTGDHKWRSKEVKYNVKFTLQVQEGIRVLHSRDGVPLFLVKFTMSPPLGNIASFLCVDPHATTKRKFKCHLGSSCLATGRQQSLDFQIRSTTLSDGLPPTEDGDCSLFPSSTSSISVSIMKIEQKHFRQSLLPYVAAS; from the exons ATGGGCGTGAAGGAGAGAGGCGCCGGCGGcggcaagaagaggaagaggaaaggGGATCATCCACGGCCGAAGCAGCATGAGCAGATGAAGAAGCCCGCGGGCACCAATGGCAGCATCGACCTCGAACTTCTGGACTGCACGATCTGTATGAATCCTCTACGGCCTCCGATCTTCCAG TGCGCTGTTGGGCATGTAATCTGCGCATCCTGCCACGACAGCCTGCCAAACAAGGACAGCTGCCACACGTGCAAGACCACCGGCGGCTACAACCGCTGCGTCGCGCTCGAAAAAATTCTGGAGTCATTCTGTGTCCTTTGCTCCAACGCGAAGTACGGTTGCACCGCCAAGATGCGCTACCACGAGGCGGAGAAGCATGGAAAGTCGTGCCTGCACGCTCCGTGCTCCTGCCCGGAATCCGGCTGCAGGTTCACCGGCTCCACCGTCAAGCTCCTGGCTCATCTCACCGGAGATCACAAGTGGCGATCCAAGGAGGTCAAGTACAATGTCAAGTTCACGCTGCAGGTCCAAGAAGGGATACGCGTTCTCCACAGCCGAGACGGCGTGCCCCTGTTCCTGGTGAAATTCACCATGTCGCCGCCTTTAGGCAACATCGCCTCTTTCCTGTGTGTTGACCCCCATGCCACGACGAAGCGCAAGTTCAAGTGTCACCTTGGTTCCAGCTGCCTCGCCACGGGTCGTCAGCAATCCTTGGATTTTCAGATCAGGAGCACCACCCTTTCCGACGGGTTACCTCCAACGGAGGACGGCGACTGCTCATTGTTTCCATCCAGCACCAGCAGCATTAGTGTCAGTATCATGAAGATCGAACAGAAACATTTCCGACAAAGTTTACTCCCGTATGTGGCAGCTAGCTAG